The following proteins are encoded in a genomic region of Xylocopa sonorina isolate GNS202 unplaced genomic scaffold, iyXylSono1_principal scaffold0027, whole genome shotgun sequence:
- the LOC143432104 gene encoding uncharacterized protein LOC143432104, with the protein MRVACVLTVCAALLMSKLISAETAHSNRQVEAAKDDLPEIKAENGINVSEITFTTVRPHMVSTGQRMYLTVYATSHKKYIKPHPSRAMILKLRGRNRFQVNRRRRQLEYPGGKTSGRFEKSYKLSQSHVENHQIETMQGPAEAFDEGAIHIEPIYRITKNKNVLDMIANIFQRIIEPPKSVGPLVGPFHFPGVGDKVYIRLLDTVQPDNLVIRLIMRSPVAEIESQFEKNILPSSEAIKYDIPLASHQFLLPKDELIGSHEQHWDVHSHPPNSSSPSSKDVVKASKFSSQKVSSGRKNGRSKVGSKSVRSLRPVHSLGTYKNVYVHLKQDDLNGVQRVVRLNERHPSLASSANDYINSAPRFQLANKSHDGQRFRSSSVQNSFNPVNISSAEEVARFKSFSSPQMVSSRQIPISNSRQFHSKSNYNESTLGSRKYSIEFTSKKMKYLNMDGSVESAIEESSEKRYKDVELGPIFSNRSIDRQWTPITGVNNYMNEGIASSFSRKEENGNLEERTAEKKKHESAALMAVHLRDATANKTGIMFETEESSYCSQDEDKSNSFKSSFDEQHRETSSAIINNSTSNVENASGIESIVNPMLQLLQLQGAQRILTNSTETKRI; encoded by the coding sequence CAGGTAGAAGCTGCGAAGGACGATCTACCAGAAATCAAAGCTGAAAACGGCATCAATGTTAGTGAAATAACGTTCACCACGGTCCGACCGCATATGGTGTCTACAGGACAGAGAATGTACTTGACCGTTTATGCTACATCGCACAAGAAATATATAAAACCCCATCCAAGTCGAGCAATGATATTGAAGCTGCGTGGTCGGAATCGTTTTCAAGTAAATCGGCGTCGGAGGCAACTTGAATATCCTGGCGGCAAAACGAGTGGTCGTTTTGAGAAATCGTATAAGCTCAGTCAGAGCCACGTCGAGAATCATCAAATAGAGACTATGCAGGGACCAGCGGAGGCTTTCGACGAAGGAGCGATTCACATCGAACCGATATATCGGATAACCAAGAACAAGAACGTACTCGACATGATCGCGAATATATTTCAACGAATAATCGAGCCTCCAAAATCGGTTGGCCCCCTCGTTGGGCCCTTCCACTTTCCTGGAGTGGGTGACAAGGTGTACATAAGACTCCTGGATACGGTTCAACCGGATAATCTGGTCATACGATTGATTATGCGTTCACCAGTCGCAGAGATCGAGTCGCAGTTCGAGAAAAATATTCTCCCATCCAGCGAGGCGATAAAATACGATATCCCTCTGGCCAGTCACCAATTTCTTCTGCCAAAAGATGAATTAATCGGCTCGCACGAACAACACTGGGATGTTCACTCGCATCCTCCGAATAGTTCGTCGCCTTCCAGTAAGGACGTGGTTAAAGCTTCGAAATTTTCGAGTCAAAAGGTTTCGTCTGGGCGTAAGAATGGTCGCTCGAAAGTTGGTTCAAAGTCGGTTCGCTCTTTGAGGCCAGTTCACAGTTTGGGAACGTACAAAAACGTATACGTACACTTGAAGCAAGATGACTTAAACGGTGTTCAAAGAGTCGTCAGACTCAATGAGAGGCATCCATCTTTGGCATCATCGGCGAATGACTACATTAACTCTGCTCCTCGTTTCCAATTGGCTAATAAAAGCCACGATGGACAACGTTTTCGATCGAGCAGTGTTCAAAATTCGTTCAATCCTGTGAATATTTCGTCTGCAGAAGAAGTAGCTCGATTTAAATCATTTTCAAGTCCCCAAATGGTCTCGAGTCGCCAGATTCCGATCTCAAACAGTCGACAATTTCATTCTAAGAGTAATTATAACGAATCCACTCTTGGTAGTCGCAAGTACAGCATCGAATTCACAAGCAAGAAGATGAAGTACCTCAACATGGACGGTAGCGTCGAGTCCGCAATTGAAGAAAGCAGCGAGAAGAGATACAAGGACGTTGAATTGGGACCAATTTTTTCGAACAGGTCCATCGATCGCCAATGGACACCGATTACAGGAGTCAATAACTACATGAATGAAGGAATCGCATCATCGTTCAGTCGAAAAGAGGAAAACGGAAATTTGGAAGAAAGAACAGCTGAAAAGAAGAAACACGAAAGCGCTGCGCTTATGGCGGTGCATTTACGAGACGCCACTGCGAATAAAACTGGAATAATGTTTGAGACGGAAGAATCGAGTTATTGTTCGCAAGATGAAGACAAAAGTAATAGCTTCAAATCTAGTTTCGATGAACAGCACAGAGAAACATCGAGCgcaattattaataattcaaccAGTAATGTAGAAAATGCGTCGGGCATCGAATCGATCGTTAATCCGATGTTGCAATTGTTGCAGTTGCAGGGGGCGCAAAGAATCTTGACGAATTCGACCGAGACAAAGAGAATTTAA
- the LOC143432105 gene encoding uncharacterized protein LOC143432105: MVKSRKYAFAALALFALLQRFAESSEVFNYLYFFLLNQIAIYGASSKHVHFKILVPDVLNHHVHTRLVLVHLHKPTLKMPKTQSKSVHHSNWSSWSYGRHRDYKYKDDIESELDHEDHRIDQKKKQHAKDQLENEKKRRDKHFPKYDYHKDSYQPPSYVEDNNLEQKNHKQRGFSYVVQGNVKNLPPNTENISYNYEEGYRKGLETESGHIRADQMHKFHDHHEEEGEVESGGFKENFETKTDAGRYLLDDVDYENTRDKRRRTWSKMYEDS, from the exons ATGGTGAAAAGTAGAAAG TATGCATTCGCCGCACTGGCGTTGTTTGCGTTGCTGCAGCGATTTGCAGAGTCGTCA GAAGTCTTCAACTATTTGTACTTTTTTCTCCTGAATCAAATCGCGATCTACGGAGCGTCTTCAAAGCA CGTGCATTTCAAGATATTGGTGCCGGATGTACTCAACCACCACGTTCACACGCGGCTTGTTCTCGTTCACCTTCACAAGCCAACTTTGAAGATGCCTAAAACCCAATCGAAATCCGTGCACCACTCGAATTGGAGTTCTTGGAGTTACGGCCGCCATCGCGATTATAAGTACAAGGATGACATCGAGTCTGAACTCGACCACGAAGACCATCGCATAGATCAGAAGAAGAAACAGCACGCAAAAGATCAACTCGAAAACGAGAAGAAACGTCGAGATAAACATTTTCCCAAGTACGACTATCATAAAGATTCTTATCAGCCGCCATCTTACGTTGAGGATAATAATTTGGAGCAGAAGAATCATAAACAGAGAGGATTCTCTTATGTGGTTCAAGGGAACGTGAAAAATTTACCTCCTAATACAGAAAATATCTCTTATAACTACGAAGAGGGGTATAGAAAGGGTTTGGAAACGGAAAGTGGACACATTCGAGCGGACCAAATGCATAAGTTTCACGATCATCACGAAGAAGAGGGTGAGGTCGAGAGTGGAGGGTTTAAGGAGAATTTTGAAACGAAAACCGATGCTGGAAGGTATTTGTTGGACGATGTAGATTACGAGAATACTAGAGACAAACGTCGAAGAACATGGTCGAAGATGTACGAGGATTCGTAG
- the LOC143432100 gene encoding uncharacterized protein LOC143432100 yields MTKIAAVFVVVAVVSLASAGHHGGHDHVVIHVPYKIKTIHHTHTITKHIHHGGGGGDKYEVLGYTVGHPIDLGGHGGGFGGGDLGGGGHELGGGHDFGGGGGGGGHIEYSGGGGGGGGSSHIEYGGGDIGGGYGAGGHGLELGGGGISGGGGFGAGGHEDWGGH; encoded by the exons ATGACCAAAATCGCG GCCGTCTTTGTGGTTGTCGCGGTAGTCAGCTTGGCTTCAGCGGGGCATCATGGCGGACA CGACCACGTGGTAATTCACGTGCCCTACAAGATCAAGACCATCCACCACACGCACACGATCACCAAACATATCCACCACGGTGGCGGAGGTGGCGATAAGTACGAAGTGTTGGGCTACACCGTCGGCCATCCGATAGATTTGGGTGGTCACGGTGGTGGCTTTGGAGGCGGTGATTTAGGAGGTGGCGGCCACGAGCTTGGCGGAGGTCACGACTTTGGCGGTG gcggtggcggtggtggcCACATCGAATATAGCGGCGGTGGCGGAGGCGGTGGCGGCAGTAGCCACATCGAATATGGCGGTGGTGACATCGGTGGAGGCTACGGTGCCGGTGGCCACGGACTCGAACTTGGAGGAGGCGGTATCAGCGGCGGCGGAGGATTCGGTGCCGGTGGTCATGAAGATTGGGGCGGCCATTAA
- the LOC143432101 gene encoding uncharacterized protein LOC143432101 produces MRCSAFCVLVLAISEPLLVYAGKAVLVIPQRTRRIADGPSWQSGPLRYRKSPSGSEVHYRKYYSPSTNYESKKSVHGNPHFPHGGDDFDLGYELVNHVKIPHGKGINHALTFGKGYVPYDKIKGTFALSSDRPSSSQEHSYVVSEYAPTAVTSSGSEYISSEHYEPSQSETLFPDQKSALNYNEWDDQKKLYSSRSIEKSLTTNSAVKFGDSKKDQLLNLQQKASELYKSIDSQPQDGVLLPSGIPSASIGGSKEGIILRDMVALDEYQQKLQEMTKSWPQFSNAVDTATFSNGFQNHQVTASYLTGASPTSSFGSSSWPVSFAQPKQGYDVKEDTMEPPHDFRTMPVQTSYHTFPVPVNVAFSGIGQMIRG; encoded by the exons ATGCGGTGTTCG GCCTTCTGTGTCCTGGTGTTGGCAATCAGCGAgcctttactcgtctacgc AGGCAAAGCGGTGCTGGTTATCCCACAGCGAACGAGGAGAATCGCCGACGGACCGTCATGGCAGTCTGGCCCGTTGCGTTACAGAAAATCACCCTCTGGCAGCGAGGTTCATTATCGTAAATATTACAGTCCCTCGACGAATTATGAGTCGAAGAAATCTGTGCACGGAAATCCGCACTTCCCTCACGGAGGAGACGATTTCGATCTTGGCTACGAACTTGTGAACCACGTGAAAATTCCTCATGGAAAGGGTATCAATCACGCGCTTACCTTCGGAAAGGGTTACGTCCCTTACGACAAGATCAAGGGTACTTTTGCTCTTAGTAGTGACAG GCCGTCAAGCTCGCAAGAACACAGCTACGTGGTATCAGAATACGCGCCCACAGCCGTCACTTCTTCCGGTTCCGAATATATATCTTCGGAACACTACGAACCATCGCAATCGGAAACGCTCTTCCCCGACCAAAAGAGTGCTCTCAACTACAATGAATGGGACGACCAGAAGAAATTGTACTCCTCCAGGTCCATCGAGAAAAGCTTAACAACGAACAGCGCCGTCAAGTTTGGAGACTCTAAGAAGGATCAGCTTCTTAATCTGCAGCAGAAAGCCAGTGAACTGTACAAGAGCATCGACTCTCAGCCGCAAGATGGCGTACTGTTACCATCCGGGATTCCGTCGGCTAGTATTGGCGGCAGTAAAGAGGGGATCATATTGAGAGACATGGTGGCCTTGGACGAGTACCAGCAGAAGCTCCAGGAAATGACCAAGTCGTGGCCGCAGTTCTCAAACGCGGTAGACACGGCAACTTTTAGCAACGGCTTTCAGAACCATCAGGTGACCGCCAGTTACTTGACAGGCGCATCTCCAACATCCAGCTTTGGTTCTTCCAGTTGGCCAGTGAGTTTCGCCCAACCAAAGCAAGGTTATGACGTTAAAGAGGACACCATGGAGCCCCCGCACGATTTCAGAACCATGCCTGTGCAGACTTCTTACCACACGTTTCCTGTTCCGGTAAACGTCGCGTTTTCGGGAATTGGGCAGATGATTCGTGGTTAG